A section of the Chryseobacterium scophthalmum genome encodes:
- a CDS encoding phytoene/squalene synthase family protein produces MKKLFDELSYKISKQTTKQYSTSFSLGILALSPKIRNSIYAIYGYVRLADEIVDSFHDFDRTTLLARFREQTNQALEEKISLNPILQAFQETIHRYEIDVQLINQFLKSMEMDLQKIDYDSELYKEYILGSAEVVGLMCLHIFVDGNKEKYNQLKPSAMKLGSAFQKVNFLRDMKDDYQILGRTYFPNVDISYFDNVVKSQIEKEIYDEFKEALEGIKKLPNSSRFGVYLAYRYYISLFRKIKKTSANKIINQRIRISNGRKFSLMMSSYVQYKMSFL; encoded by the coding sequence ATGAAAAAACTTTTCGATGAACTTTCTTATAAGATCAGCAAACAGACCACAAAACAATACAGCACGAGTTTTTCTTTGGGAATTTTGGCACTTTCACCCAAGATCAGAAATTCTATTTATGCCATCTACGGATATGTAAGATTGGCTGATGAAATTGTCGACAGCTTTCATGATTTTGACCGCACTACTCTTTTGGCTAGATTTCGTGAGCAAACCAACCAGGCTTTAGAAGAAAAAATTTCTTTAAACCCTATTTTGCAGGCTTTTCAGGAGACGATTCACCGATACGAAATCGATGTGCAGCTGATTAATCAGTTTCTTAAAAGTATGGAAATGGATTTACAGAAAATCGATTATGATTCTGAACTTTACAAGGAATATATTCTGGGTTCTGCAGAAGTTGTCGGCTTAATGTGTCTTCATATTTTCGTTGACGGAAATAAAGAAAAATATAATCAACTGAAACCTTCTGCGATGAAATTGGGTTCAGCTTTTCAGAAAGTGAATTTTCTTCGTGACATGAAAGATGATTATCAGATTTTGGGACGCACTTATTTTCCGAATGTTGATATTTCTTACTTTGATAATGTTGTAAAGTCTCAAATTGAAAAAGAAATTTATGATGAATTTAAAGAAGCTTTAGAAGGTATCAAAAAACTTCCCAATTCATCAAGGTTTGGTGTTTATCTCGCTTACAGATATTACATCTCTCTTTTCAGAAAAATAAAAAAAACCTCAGCCAATAAAATTATCAACCAAAGGATAAGAATATCAAACGGTAGAAAATTTTCTTTAATGATGAGCAGTTATGTGCAATACAAAATGTCTTTCCTATAA
- a CDS encoding phytoene desaturase family protein, whose protein sequence is MIKKIAVIGSGFSGLSAAAYAAQAGHEVHVFEKNSSLGGRARQFTTDNGYVFDMGPSWYWMPDIIEDFFNAFNKKTSDYYELISLNPQFEMVFSDGIMAVPKDYSEIRDLFENIEKGAAKKLDEFMNDAQYKYEVGMKDFVTKPCHSWFEFVSPKIAKSALKLDLLSNFHRFVRKYFSHPKLIMLMEFPVIFLGAAPKDIPALYSLMNYGGYKLGTWYPMGGFYKVIEAMSEIAKEQGAQFHLNSNVEEIKIKDGKAQSIIVNGSEIEFDSVIASSDYHHTEQNLLQKEYQNYNEDYWKKKTFAPSCLIYYLGFKEKIQNLKHHTLFFENDLELHTSEIYEDKKWPTKPLFYACCPSKTDKNVAPENCENIFLLMPIAIGIEDKEEIREKYFLEMIERLEKHTKSSNLLSKIDYKKSYCINDFKNDYNAYQGNAYGLANTLNQTAVLKPSLRNKKVKNLFYTGQLTVPGPGVPPSIISGKIAATEATK, encoded by the coding sequence ATGATTAAAAAAATAGCAGTTATCGGTTCGGGATTTTCAGGATTATCTGCTGCAGCTTATGCTGCACAAGCTGGTCATGAAGTTCACGTTTTTGAAAAAAACAGCAGTTTGGGAGGAAGAGCCAGACAATTTACCACCGATAACGGTTATGTTTTTGATATGGGACCAAGTTGGTATTGGATGCCCGATATTATTGAAGATTTTTTCAATGCATTTAATAAAAAAACTTCTGATTATTACGAATTGATTTCTTTAAACCCTCAATTTGAAATGGTTTTTTCTGACGGAATTATGGCTGTTCCGAAAGATTATTCAGAAATTAGAGATCTTTTTGAAAATATTGAAAAAGGAGCAGCAAAAAAGCTTGACGAATTCATGAATGATGCTCAATACAAATACGAAGTCGGAATGAAAGATTTCGTGACAAAACCTTGTCATTCATGGTTTGAATTTGTTTCTCCAAAGATTGCAAAAAGTGCTTTAAAGCTTGATTTACTATCTAATTTTCATCGTTTTGTAAGAAAATATTTTTCACATCCAAAACTGATTATGCTGATGGAATTTCCTGTTATTTTTCTCGGAGCTGCCCCAAAAGATATTCCGGCTTTGTACAGCCTGATGAATTATGGTGGTTACAAATTGGGAACATGGTATCCGATGGGAGGTTTTTATAAAGTGATTGAAGCTATGTCTGAAATTGCCAAAGAACAAGGCGCTCAGTTTCATTTAAATTCAAATGTTGAAGAAATTAAAATTAAAGATGGTAAAGCGCAATCAATCATTGTCAACGGTTCAGAAATTGAGTTTGATAGTGTAATTGCTTCTTCGGATTATCATCATACAGAACAGAATTTACTTCAGAAAGAATATCAAAATTACAACGAAGATTATTGGAAAAAGAAAACTTTCGCACCATCTTGCTTGATCTATTATTTAGGATTTAAAGAAAAAATTCAGAATCTGAAACATCATACTTTATTTTTTGAAAATGATCTGGAACTTCATACTTCTGAAATTTACGAAGATAAAAAATGGCCGACAAAACCTTTATTTTATGCTTGTTGTCCGTCAAAGACAGATAAAAATGTAGCTCCCGAAAATTGCGAAAATATATTTCTTTTGATGCCAATTGCAATAGGAATTGAAGATAAGGAAGAAATCAGAGAAAAATATTTTCTCGAAATGATTGAAAGGCTTGAAAAACACACCAAATCATCAAATCTTTTATCAAAAATCGACTATAAAAAAAGCTATTGCATTAATGATTTCAAAAACGATTACAATGCATACCAAGGAAATGCTTATGGTTTAGCAAACACGCTGAATCAGACCGCAGTTTTGAAACCTTCACTGAGAAATAAAAAAGTAAAAAATCTTTTTTACACAGGACAACTCACCGTTCCCGGACCTGGAGTTCCGCCCTCGATTATATCCGGAAAAATAGCCGCAACCGAAGCCACTAAATAA
- a CDS encoding sterol desaturase family protein: MNFLIVVATFFTMEGITWLVHKYIMHGFLWPLHRDHHDHSNEGHMERNDYFFAIFAIPTIALMYYGTINDFNIYFYIALGITIYGMAYFFVHDIFIHQRFNILKNTKNPYLLAIRRGHKQHHKHTGKEHGECFGFLWVPVKFFKMYFNKNKQ; this comes from the coding sequence ATGAATTTTTTGATTGTTGTAGCTACATTTTTTACGATGGAAGGAATTACCTGGCTAGTTCACAAATACATTATGCACGGTTTTTTGTGGCCGCTTCATCGCGATCATCACGATCACAGCAACGAAGGACATATGGAAAGAAATGATTATTTCTTCGCCATTTTCGCTATTCCAACCATTGCATTAATGTACTATGGAACGATTAATGATTTCAATATTTATTTCTATATCGCTCTTGGAATAACAATCTACGGAATGGCTTATTTTTTTGTACATGATATCTTTATTCACCAGCGTTTCAATATTTTAAAGAATACAAAAAATCCTTATTTACTGGCCATTCGAAGAGGTCACAAACAGCATCATAAGCATACAGGAAAAGAGCACGGCGAATGCTTTGGGTTTCTGTGGGTTCCTGTGAAGTTTTTTAAAATGTATTTTAATAAAAATAAACAGTAA
- a CDS encoding LuxR C-terminal-related transcriptional regulator, with protein MFVFRKILLFNILLISFLTAAQNHLTASQLKTKISNNSKLYKNNIDEAYKELNGFLKQSIILKDSISEMKILDRKCRYFYSKNMMDSLIITSENLRKKSSLYKDIYFEAMSNIYIAEIYSINKFPDKAISYLNSAYQILQKDESNSKKIFYAKSNVLNSFANVYLDKNQPKEALKKIYEEIESGKMLKDKNEQANFQYLNYANLANIYIQINSDSAYHYAKKSILIKPSDVIDDKSMIDNYSVIGKVYKDKKDYKNSIKNFHKALFISNKNGTELNNNQIYHSLKDIYDILNNKDSANFYSNRIEQYELKSLKSKYNSLQEVISKDKEEQENAQNPIWYWIIPAISAIVCGAFLTFKKKKSKVELEIKPEIDRRETYHHLMELLEKKDPAFLFTFEKVYPEFSNQLLSKNPDLQQSEIEFCALLKMKLSTKDIARISFIETRTVQNKKYRIRKKLDIPQNVDIYQWIDQI; from the coding sequence ATGTTTGTGTTTAGAAAAATACTCTTATTCAACATTCTACTTATAAGTTTTCTGACAGCAGCACAGAATCATCTCACTGCCTCACAACTGAAAACCAAAATCTCCAACAATTCTAAACTCTATAAAAATAATATTGACGAAGCTTATAAAGAACTAAACGGATTCTTAAAACAGTCTATCATTCTGAAAGACTCTATTTCTGAAATGAAAATTCTCGACAGAAAATGCAGGTATTTTTATAGTAAAAATATGATGGACAGCTTGATTATCACCAGTGAGAATCTTCGAAAAAAATCAAGCTTATATAAAGATATTTATTTTGAAGCGATGTCTAATATTTATATTGCTGAAATATATTCTATCAACAAATTTCCTGATAAAGCAATTTCATATCTAAATTCTGCCTATCAAATTCTTCAAAAAGATGAATCAAACAGCAAAAAAATATTTTATGCAAAATCGAATGTTCTGAATAGTTTTGCCAATGTTTACTTAGATAAAAATCAGCCAAAAGAGGCTTTAAAAAAGATTTATGAGGAAATTGAAAGTGGAAAAATGCTGAAGGATAAAAATGAACAAGCCAATTTTCAATATTTGAATTATGCTAATCTGGCAAATATTTACATTCAGATTAATTCAGATTCGGCATATCATTACGCCAAAAAATCAATTTTAATTAAACCTTCAGATGTAATCGATGACAAATCGATGATTGATAATTATTCTGTAATTGGAAAAGTATATAAAGACAAAAAAGATTACAAAAATTCTATAAAAAACTTTCATAAAGCATTATTTATAAGCAACAAAAACGGAACAGAACTTAATAATAATCAGATTTATCATTCATTAAAAGATATTTACGATATTCTGAATAATAAAGACAGTGCTAATTTTTACAGCAATAGAATTGAGCAATATGAGCTAAAATCGCTCAAGAGCAAATACAATTCTTTACAGGAAGTAATCAGTAAGGATAAAGAAGAACAGGAAAATGCTCAAAATCCTATCTGGTATTGGATTATTCCAGCGATTTCCGCGATCGTTTGCGGTGCTTTCTTAACATTCAAAAAAAAGAAAAGTAAAGTCGAGCTAGAAATTAAACCGGAAATTGACCGCAGGGAAACCTATCATCATCTTATGGAGCTTTTAGAAAAAAAGGATCCTGCTTTTTTATTTACTTTTGAAAAAGTCTATCCTGAGTTTTCTAATCAACTCCTTAGTAAAAATCCTGATTTACAACAATCAGAGATTGAGTTTTGCGCCCTGTTAAAAATGAAACTTTCAACCAAAGATATCGCTAGAATAAGTTTTATAGAAACCAGAACGGTTCAGAATAAAAAGTATCGAATTAGAAAAAAATTAGATATACCTCAGAATGTCGACATTTATCAATGGATTGATCAAATTTGA
- a CDS encoding MarR family winged helix-turn-helix transcriptional regulator, giving the protein MNYNLAKDVIQLLEQFDSENTNSQYTSDIEGFKTWVQHQENKKTPTQKNIVWEGKENGRSPESVISTLLVHMNRYAKTYSKSAIAGSEFSTQEEFIYLITLKSFGNMTKTELIKKNIQDKPVGNLIINRLIKQNWVKQSDSKTDKRSKVLSITEKGLETLEKQMTNIRNATKIVSGNLTEDEKYTLIELLHKLDHFHNPIFGRNIDSTNLLDTVFKEYSFNDN; this is encoded by the coding sequence ATGAATTATAATTTAGCAAAAGATGTAATTCAGTTGCTTGAACAATTTGATTCTGAAAATACAAATTCACAATATACTTCTGATATTGAAGGATTTAAAACCTGGGTTCAGCATCAAGAAAATAAAAAAACACCTACTCAAAAGAATATTGTTTGGGAAGGAAAAGAAAACGGAAGAAGTCCGGAAAGCGTTATTAGTACACTACTTGTTCATATGAACAGATATGCAAAAACCTATTCAAAGTCTGCAATTGCCGGTTCAGAATTTTCTACACAAGAAGAATTTATATATCTGATCACTCTAAAATCTTTTGGTAATATGACCAAAACCGAACTGATTAAGAAAAATATTCAGGACAAACCGGTCGGAAACTTGATTATTAATAGACTAATTAAACAAAATTGGGTAAAACAATCTGATTCTAAAACAGATAAAAGATCGAAAGTATTGAGTATTACTGAAAAGGGACTGGAAACACTGGAAAAGCAAATGACTAATATCAGAAATGCTACCAAAATCGTCAGTGGAAATCTTACAGAAGACGAAAAGTATACTTTAATTGAACTTCTACATAAACTTGACCACTTCCACAATCCTATTTTTGGCAGAAATATTGACAGTACAAATTTATTAGATACGGTCTTTAAAGAATATTCATTTAATGATAATTAA
- a CDS encoding SRPBCC family protein, translating into MVHQLKRQQQLNCDIKTAWKFFSSANNLSEITPKDMKFVVITQLSDDEIYEGMLIDYYVSPLLGIKLNWQTEITEVNFEKSFTDFQKKGPFKLWNHFHEFILNDKGVLMIDTVSYELPFGFLGEIAHSVMVKKKLEHIFDYRFKILEETFNKK; encoded by the coding sequence ATGGTACACCAGCTTAAGCGTCAACAACAACTTAACTGCGATATAAAAACTGCCTGGAAATTTTTCTCTTCGGCAAATAATCTTTCAGAAATTACCCCGAAAGACATGAAATTTGTGGTAATAACACAGCTTTCTGATGATGAGATCTATGAAGGAATGCTGATCGATTATTACGTTTCGCCTCTTTTGGGAATAAAATTAAACTGGCAAACCGAAATTACGGAAGTTAACTTTGAAAAAAGTTTTACAGATTTTCAGAAAAAAGGTCCTTTCAAACTATGGAATCATTTTCATGAGTTTATTCTGAATGATAAAGGTGTTTTAATGATAGATACAGTAAGTTACGAATTGCCTTTTGGTTTTTTAGGAGAAATAGCGCACAGCGTAATGGTAAAGAAAAAATTGGAACATATTTTCGATTACCGATTTAAAATTTTAGAAGAAACATTTAATAAAAAATAG
- a CDS encoding voltage-gated chloride channel family protein: MLKKNKKSVFKILSVLIQLFFRKYLSVFFVVKWLFITAIIGVFIGYASAFFLQTLEWATQFRESHLWIIVFLPLAGFLVGLLYYYFGKDVEAGNNLLLETIHKPKKTIPFKMAPLVYFGTMITHFFGGSAGREGTALQMAASIADQFSKPLRLSADERKILIISAIAAGFGSVFGTPIAGAIFGLEVSLTGRIKYKALFPAISASIIADLVTKSLNTHHTDYLINFVPEISLLNILYALIAGISFGICAAFFSKIIHKTGDFFKSKISYPPLRPLIGGIIVLLSVWLMGTTKYLGLGIPTILDSFSQQLPAYDFALKAIITIITLASGFKGGEVTPLFFIGATLGNALAYFIPLPLALLAGMGFVAVFAGATNTPIACSIMAFELFGIECGVYVIIACVVSYLFSGQNSIYKSQILGRSKHKRYWKKEEYL, translated from the coding sequence ATGCTTAAAAAAAATAAAAAATCAGTCTTTAAAATTCTCAGTGTTTTAATTCAATTATTTTTCAGAAAATATCTTTCTGTATTTTTTGTAGTGAAATGGCTTTTCATTACTGCAATTATTGGAGTTTTTATCGGATACGCGTCCGCTTTTTTCTTACAGACTTTAGAATGGGCAACCCAATTCAGAGAAAGCCATCTTTGGATTATTGTTTTTTTACCTTTAGCTGGGTTTTTAGTTGGTTTATTATATTACTATTTCGGAAAAGATGTCGAAGCTGGAAACAATTTATTATTAGAAACCATTCATAAGCCCAAAAAGACAATTCCTTTTAAGATGGCTCCATTGGTCTATTTCGGAACAATGATTACTCATTTTTTTGGAGGTTCTGCAGGTCGTGAAGGAACAGCTTTGCAAATGGCTGCATCAATTGCCGATCAGTTTTCAAAACCGTTAAGACTTTCAGCGGATGAAAGGAAAATTTTAATTATTTCTGCAATTGCAGCAGGATTTGGATCAGTTTTCGGAACTCCAATAGCCGGAGCGATCTTCGGGCTTGAAGTTTCTCTTACCGGAAGAATAAAATATAAAGCTTTATTTCCCGCAATTTCTGCATCAATCATTGCAGATTTAGTCACAAAATCATTAAACACTCATCACACTGATTACCTCATCAATTTCGTGCCTGAAATTTCGTTATTGAATATTTTATATGCTCTTATTGCCGGTATTTCCTTTGGTATTTGTGCCGCTTTTTTCAGTAAAATCATCCATAAGACAGGAGATTTTTTTAAATCTAAAATTTCTTATCCACCACTTCGCCCGTTGATTGGAGGAATTATTGTTTTATTATCGGTCTGGTTAATGGGAACCACAAAATATCTTGGTTTAGGAATCCCTACAATTTTAGATTCTTTTTCGCAACAGCTTCCGGCTTATGATTTTGCTTTAAAAGCGATTATTACGATTATTACTTTGGCTTCAGGTTTTAAAGGTGGTGAAGTAACTCCGTTATTTTTTATTGGTGCAACTTTAGGAAATGCTTTAGCATATTTTATCCCTTTACCTTTAGCACTTTTGGCGGGAATGGGTTTTGTGGCAGTCTTTGCAGGAGCAACCAATACACCGATTGCATGCAGCATAATGGCTTTTGAATTGTTTGGAATAGAATGCGGAGTTTATGTGATCATTGCGTGTGTTGTTTCTTATTTATTTTCCGGACAAAACAGTATTTATAAAAGTCAAATTCTTGGCAGGTCTAAGCACAAAAGATATTGGAAAAAGGAGGAATATCTTTAA
- a CDS encoding lycopene cyclase domain-containing protein codes for MLQYTYLAINFFTIIICFIFSFHPKIKFHRHFKAFLLSSIIVALFFIAWDVWFTANGVWWFNDKYLIGKRLFGLPIEELLFFICIPFSCVFTYFCLDKFFKLNWKLSIEKIFVIISIIACIILAIIFKDKTYSLITFLTTAITLMVLYFVLKVKWIGKASFIYLVLMPGFLAVNGILTGTGLDSPIVNYNPKDFIGFRILTIPIEDTVYGYEMILWNLFFFHKLKKDEQN; via the coding sequence ATGTTGCAATACACGTATTTAGCGATTAATTTTTTCACAATAATTATCTGTTTTATATTTTCTTTTCATCCGAAAATTAAATTTCACAGGCATTTTAAAGCTTTTTTGCTTTCCTCAATTATTGTTGCTCTATTTTTTATTGCATGGGATGTTTGGTTCACCGCAAATGGAGTTTGGTGGTTTAATGATAAATATTTAATTGGCAAACGACTTTTCGGACTTCCGATTGAGGAATTATTGTTTTTTATCTGCATCCCATTTTCATGTGTATTTACGTATTTCTGTTTAGATAAATTCTTTAAACTAAACTGGAAACTCTCTATAGAAAAGATTTTTGTAATTATTTCAATTATTGCTTGTATTATTTTAGCAATTATATTTAAAGATAAGACTTACTCTTTGATTACTTTTCTTACAACAGCAATCACTTTAATGGTTCTCTATTTTGTTTTAAAAGTAAAATGGATTGGTAAAGCTTCTTTTATTTATCTGGTTTTAATGCCCGGATTTTTAGCCGTTAATGGAATTCTCACCGGAACCGGACTCGATTCTCCCATTGTTAATTACAACCCGAAAGATTTTATAGGTTTCAGGATTTTAACGATTCCTATTGAAGATACAGTCTATGGTTACGAAATGATTCTGTGGAATCTTTTCTTCTTTCATAAATTAAAAAAAGATGAACAAAATTAA